In a single window of the Candidatus Celerinatantimonas neptuna genome:
- the pflA gene encoding Pyruvate formate-lyase 1-activating enzyme has translation MAIKGRIHSTESCGTVDGPGIRFIVFMQGCLMRCIYCHNRDTWDVHGGREVTVDDLIQELLPYRHFMEASNGGVTASGGEAILQAEFIRDFFRACHEHNIHTCLDTNGFVRKHTSVIDELMDVTDLVMLDLKHLDDDVHQKLVGVSNHRTLDFARYLQKIGQKTWIRHVVVPGYTDSEESAHLLGQFIQGMDNIEKIELLPYHQLGKHKWIAMGEKYQLEGVEPPSKEVMEKIKSILKQYHPNVIF, from the coding sequence ATGGCAATAAAAGGTCGTATCCACTCGACAGAATCCTGCGGTACTGTAGATGGACCAGGCATTCGATTTATCGTATTTATGCAAGGTTGCCTTATGCGTTGCATATACTGCCATAACCGCGATACATGGGATGTTCATGGTGGACGCGAAGTAACCGTAGATGACTTAATTCAGGAATTACTCCCCTACCGACACTTTATGGAAGCCAGTAATGGGGGCGTTACGGCATCAGGTGGAGAAGCCATTCTACAGGCTGAATTTATCAGAGATTTTTTTAGAGCTTGTCATGAACACAATATTCATACATGCCTGGATACCAATGGGTTTGTCCGCAAACATACATCCGTTATCGATGAATTGATGGATGTTACCGATCTGGTCATGCTCGATTTAAAACATCTCGATGATGACGTTCATCAGAAACTGGTTGGTGTAAGTAACCACCGGACATTAGATTTTGCCCGATATTTACAAAAAATCGGACAGAAAACCTGGATTCGCCACGTTGTTGTTCCAGGCTATACTGACAGTGAAGAATCGGCCCATTTACTCGGACAATTTATTCAGGGAATGGACAATATCGAGAAAATTGAACTTCTTCCTTATCATCAGTTAGGAAAACACAAGTGGATTGCCATGGGGGAAAAATACCAGTTAGAAGGTGTTGAGCCGCCCTCTAAAGAAGTGATGGAGAAAATTAAATCCATCCTGAAGCAATATCATCCAAATGTCATTTTTTAA
- the gstB_3 gene encoding Glutathione S-transferase GST-6.0, which produces MKLYEMPATPNCLRVNIFLREKGLDIKRENLDLRAGDNLTTSFQQKSINGLVPVLELDSGEYICESIAICRYIEALHPQPNLFGQSPEEIAKVEMWQRIIELQGITLIAQALRNIKKIYQDRENCIEAWGKEALLRFKQILPKLENQLSQNNYIAGQRFTVADISAYVMLKIAPMLDIIIDEKWPSIAKWQETLSQRPAFQ; this is translated from the coding sequence ATGAAACTCTACGAAATGCCGGCTACCCCTAATTGCCTTCGAGTTAATATTTTTTTACGTGAAAAAGGACTCGATATTAAACGGGAAAACTTAGATCTTAGAGCTGGTGATAACTTAACAACATCATTCCAGCAAAAAAGTATCAATGGGCTTGTTCCTGTTCTTGAATTAGACTCTGGTGAATATATATGCGAATCAATCGCAATTTGCCGATATATTGAAGCACTTCATCCCCAACCCAATCTATTTGGTCAATCCCCCGAAGAGATCGCTAAAGTCGAAATGTGGCAAAGAATTATCGAGTTGCAAGGGATCACTTTAATTGCTCAGGCACTTCGCAATATCAAAAAAATCTATCAAGACCGGGAAAATTGTATCGAAGCTTGGGGAAAAGAAGCATTACTTCGTTTCAAGCAAATTCTCCCTAAACTGGAAAATCAACTCTCACAAAATAATTATATTGCAGGTCAACGATTCACTGTTGCAGATATAAGTGCCTATGTAATGCTGAAAATTGCTCCGATGCTTGACATCATCATTGATGAAAAATGGCCATCTATTGCAAAATGGCAAGAAACACTATCACAACGTCCAGCTTTCCAGTAA
- the purU gene encoding Formyltetrahydrofolate deformylase, protein MQQKILLTDCPDEKGLIARITTLCSEHQLNILKNNEFVDHHHNRFFMRTEFSGQFDEARFTAQLQSLMPKDGTYRLEDQGRKRIVILVTKEAHCLGDILMKSVYGDLNVDIAAVIGNYDTLQSLTEKFDIPFHCISHEGLSRSEHEQKMADKIAEYQPHYIVLAKYMRILTPELVSAYPQRIINIHHSFLPAFIGARPYQQAFDRGVKMIGATAHFVTNNLDEGPIIEQDVIHTDHSYDAERMASAGRDVEKFVLSRALRFVLNEKVFVTGNRTVVFR, encoded by the coding sequence ATGCAACAAAAAATTTTATTAACTGATTGCCCCGATGAAAAAGGATTAATCGCCCGAATCACCACGCTATGTTCGGAACATCAACTGAATATCCTAAAGAATAACGAATTCGTTGATCATCACCACAATCGTTTTTTTATGCGCACCGAATTCTCCGGGCAATTTGATGAAGCCAGGTTTACAGCCCAACTCCAATCATTAATGCCTAAAGACGGTACATATCGTTTAGAAGATCAAGGGCGCAAACGCATTGTCATTCTAGTGACGAAAGAAGCACACTGTTTAGGGGATATCCTCATGAAATCAGTGTACGGCGACCTCAATGTCGATATCGCAGCCGTCATCGGTAACTATGATACACTTCAAAGTCTCACCGAAAAATTTGATATTCCTTTTCACTGCATTAGTCACGAAGGGCTCAGTCGCAGTGAACATGAACAGAAAATGGCAGATAAAATCGCTGAGTATCAGCCACATTATATTGTACTGGCTAAATACATGCGTATTTTAACGCCGGAGCTGGTCAGTGCCTATCCACAACGCATTATCAACATCCACCACTCGTTCTTACCCGCATTTATTGGCGCCAGACCTTATCAGCAAGCCTTTGATCGTGGTGTTAAAATGATCGGAGCAACAGCGCATTTTGTCACCAATAATCTGGATGAAGGTCCGATTATCGAACAAGATGTCATTCATACAGATCACTCTTATGATGCAGAGCGAATGGCCAGTGCTGGTCGGGACGTTGAAAAATTTGTACTCAGCCGGGCTCTTCGTTTCGTCTTAAATGAAAAAGTATTTGTAACAGGTAACCGCACAGTTGTGTTCAGATAA
- the pflB gene encoding Formate acetyltransferase 1: MAEQNTQAWKGFAAGDWQNEVNVRDFIQKNYTPYEGDESFLSGPTAATTKLWNKVMEGIKVENSTHAPVDFDTDVISTITAHDAGYIEKDLEKIVGLQTEKPLKRALIPNGGIRMIENSCKEYGRTLDPKIEEIFTEYRKTHNQGVFDVYTSSIRACRKAGILTGLPDAYGRGRIIGDYRRIALYGIDYLMAEKVAQHKSMEADLYKATETGENMEEIMRHREEISEQHRALGQLKEMAAKYGCDISRPAETAQEAIQWTYFGYLAAVKSQNGAAMSFGRNSTFFDIYIERDMADGKLTEEQAQELVDHVVMKLRMVRFLRTPEYDELFSGDPIWATESLGGMGLDGRTLVTRSSFRFLNTLYTMGSSPEPNITVLWSEKLPVGWKKFCAKVSIDTSSIQYENDDLMRPDFNSDDYAIACCVSPMVIGKQMQFFGARANLAKTLLYTINGGMDEKKKIQVGPKTEKITSEYLDYDEVFTKMDHFMDWLAKTYVTALNCIHYMHDKYSYEASLMALHDKDVYRTMACGIAGLSVAADSLSAIKYAKVKPIRDEDGLAIDFEIEGDYPKFGNNDERVDSMACDLVERFMNKIRALKTYRGATPTQSILTITSNVVYGKKTGNTPDGRRAGAPFAPGANPMHGRDEKGAVASLTSVGKLPFSSAQDGISYTFSIVPNALGKEDDSRRTNLAGLMDGYFHHENAVEGGQHLNVNVMNREMLLDAMENPDKYPQLTIRVSGYAVRFNSLTREQQQDVITRTFTDHM, from the coding sequence ATGGCAGAACAAAACACTCAAGCCTGGAAAGGGTTTGCTGCGGGTGATTGGCAAAATGAGGTCAACGTACGTGACTTCATCCAAAAAAACTATACTCCATATGAAGGTGACGAAAGCTTCTTATCCGGACCAACCGCAGCGACCACAAAACTGTGGAACAAAGTGATGGAAGGCATCAAAGTCGAAAACAGTACCCATGCTCCGGTCGATTTTGATACTGACGTTATTTCTACCATTACTGCTCATGATGCAGGCTACATTGAAAAAGACCTTGAAAAAATCGTTGGTCTACAAACAGAAAAACCTCTAAAACGCGCACTGATCCCTAACGGCGGTATCCGCATGATCGAAAACTCATGCAAAGAATATGGCCGTACGTTAGATCCAAAAATTGAAGAAATCTTCACTGAATATCGTAAAACACATAACCAGGGCGTTTTCGACGTTTATACCAGTTCAATCCGTGCTTGTCGTAAAGCAGGTATCCTGACTGGTCTGCCTGATGCTTACGGCCGTGGACGTATCATCGGTGATTATCGCCGTATTGCTTTGTATGGTATCGACTATCTGATGGCTGAAAAAGTTGCTCAGCATAAATCAATGGAAGCTGACCTGTATAAAGCAACTGAAACCGGTGAAAACATGGAAGAGATCATGCGCCACCGCGAAGAAATCTCTGAACAACACCGTGCTTTAGGTCAACTGAAAGAAATGGCAGCTAAATATGGTTGCGATATCAGCCGTCCTGCAGAAACTGCTCAAGAAGCAATTCAATGGACTTATTTCGGTTACCTGGCTGCTGTTAAATCTCAGAACGGCGCTGCAATGTCATTCGGTCGTAACTCAACTTTCTTCGATATCTACATCGAACGTGATATGGCTGATGGTAAACTGACTGAAGAACAAGCACAGGAATTAGTTGACCACGTTGTTATGAAACTGCGTATGGTTCGTTTCCTGCGTACACCTGAATATGATGAATTGTTCTCAGGCGACCCAATCTGGGCAACTGAATCACTTGGTGGTATGGGCTTAGACGGACGCACATTGGTGACTCGTTCTTCTTTCCGCTTCCTGAACACCTTGTACACTATGGGTTCATCACCAGAACCAAACATCACTGTACTGTGGTCAGAAAAACTGCCTGTAGGCTGGAAAAAATTCTGTGCAAAAGTATCTATTGATACTTCATCAATTCAATATGAAAACGATGATTTAATGCGCCCAGATTTCAATAGCGATGACTATGCAATTGCTTGTTGTGTATCTCCGATGGTTATCGGTAAACAAATGCAATTCTTCGGTGCTCGTGCAAACTTGGCTAAAACACTTCTGTATACCATCAATGGTGGTATGGATGAGAAGAAAAAAATCCAAGTTGGTCCTAAAACTGAAAAAATCACCAGTGAATACTTAGACTACGATGAAGTATTCACAAAAATGGATCACTTCATGGACTGGTTGGCAAAAACTTATGTCACCGCTTTGAACTGTATCCATTACATGCACGATAAATATAGCTATGAAGCTTCTTTGATGGCTCTGCACGACAAAGATGTATACCGCACAATGGCTTGTGGTATTGCTGGATTGTCTGTTGCTGCTGACTCCCTGTCTGCAATCAAATACGCTAAAGTAAAACCAATTCGTGATGAAGATGGTTTGGCTATCGATTTCGAAATCGAAGGTGATTATCCTAAATTCGGTAACAACGACGAACGCGTTGACTCAATGGCTTGCGATTTAGTTGAACGGTTTATGAACAAAATCCGTGCCCTTAAAACTTATCGTGGTGCTACACCAACTCAGTCAATCCTGACGATTACTTCAAACGTTGTTTATGGTAAGAAAACAGGTAACACCCCAGATGGTCGTCGAGCTGGTGCACCATTCGCTCCAGGTGCAAACCCAATGCACGGACGTGACGAAAAAGGCGCTGTTGCTTCACTGACTTCTGTTGGTAAACTGCCATTCTCAAGTGCTCAAGACGGTATTTCTTATACCTTCTCTATCGTGCCAAACGCACTGGGTAAAGAAGATGATTCTCGTCGCACCAACTTAGCAGGCCTGATGGATGGTTATTTCCATCATGAAAATGCAGTTGAAGGCGGTCAGCACTTAAACGTGAACGTTATGAACCGCGAAATGTTGTTGGATGCAATGGAAAACCCTGATAAATATCCACAACTGACTATTCGTGTATCTGGTTATGCCGTTCGTTTTAACTCTCTGACTCGTGAACAACAGCAAGATGTTATTACACGTACATTCACTGATCACATGTAA
- the clsA gene encoding Cardiolipin synthase A, with product MGEVSLWDHLTLSSTLSRIVAIGYAFLLFLVALRVVMRRREIGFSLAWLALIMGIPLAGLILYGLFGELKLGNRRAEQSSLLFRPYKLRLKSSTYQTEMEVSPLAAPIANLVRFRTGMPFQRGNELQLLTSPPRILQQLREDIRKAHYECLFEFYIWHNGGLVEQINEELIEARSRGVECRMLLDSVGSREFLKSDWAVRLKESGVRIVEVLPVGTFRMLFQRQDLRMHRKLVVIDQEIGYTGSMNMVDPRFFKQNAGVGQWVDVMTRLKGPTVDSMWTMLVWDWEMETGERLLKPLNRLVSSQNQSHSRAQLIPSGPKFTDDMIPQILLQSIYCARHTICMTTPYFVPEESLAAALKSVAQRGVKVEIILPEQNDSVMVKYASRAFIEELISAGVIIHQFRGGLLHTKSVLIDEELVLIGTVNLDRRSFWLNFEVTLLIDDLFFARELESLHCSYRKQSTEIILNRWRRRPFKERILENLFYLLSPLL from the coding sequence ATGGGCGAAGTTAGTCTCTGGGATCACTTAACATTATCTTCTACATTGTCCAGAATTGTAGCGATAGGTTATGCCTTTTTATTATTTCTTGTTGCTCTTCGTGTGGTTATGCGTCGAAGAGAAATTGGCTTTTCTCTGGCTTGGCTGGCTTTGATTATGGGGATCCCGCTTGCGGGGCTGATTTTATATGGATTATTTGGGGAATTAAAATTAGGGAATCGACGGGCTGAACAAAGCAGTCTGTTGTTCAGACCTTATAAATTACGTCTAAAATCCAGTACATATCAAACGGAGATGGAAGTCTCTCCGTTGGCTGCCCCCATTGCAAATTTAGTGCGTTTTCGTACAGGTATGCCATTCCAGCGGGGGAATGAACTGCAGTTACTCACATCCCCACCGCGAATACTTCAGCAATTAAGAGAAGATATCCGAAAGGCTCATTATGAGTGCTTGTTTGAATTTTATATTTGGCATAATGGTGGGTTGGTTGAACAAATTAATGAAGAACTAATTGAAGCCAGATCCCGGGGTGTTGAATGCCGGATGCTACTTGATTCGGTTGGAAGTCGTGAGTTTTTGAAAAGCGACTGGGCCGTGCGTTTAAAAGAATCTGGTGTGAGGATTGTCGAAGTATTGCCTGTTGGAACATTCAGAATGCTGTTCCAACGGCAGGATTTGCGAATGCATCGTAAGTTGGTTGTGATCGACCAGGAGATAGGTTACACCGGGTCGATGAATATGGTTGATCCTCGTTTTTTCAAGCAAAATGCTGGTGTAGGGCAATGGGTTGATGTAATGACCCGGCTAAAAGGTCCAACTGTTGATTCAATGTGGACGATGTTGGTCTGGGACTGGGAAATGGAGACTGGCGAACGTCTATTAAAACCGCTTAACCGGTTGGTTAGTTCGCAGAATCAGTCTCATAGCCGGGCTCAGCTCATTCCATCAGGGCCTAAATTCACTGATGATATGATTCCTCAGATTTTGCTTCAGTCTATTTATTGTGCGCGTCATACAATCTGCATGACGACACCTTATTTTGTGCCCGAGGAGAGTCTGGCTGCTGCACTAAAATCAGTCGCGCAAAGAGGTGTGAAAGTTGAAATTATCCTGCCCGAACAAAATGATTCAGTCATGGTTAAATATGCCAGCCGTGCGTTTATCGAAGAATTAATTAGTGCCGGAGTGATTATTCATCAATTTCGGGGTGGATTATTGCACACTAAAAGTGTCTTAATCGATGAAGAACTGGTTCTAATCGGTACGGTGAATTTGGACCGCCGTAGTTTTTGGTTGAATTTTGAAGTGACACTGCTGATTGATGACCTGTTCTTTGCAAGGGAGCTGGAATCTTTACATTGTAGTTATCGGAAACAGTCGACAGAGATTATTCTAAATCGCTGGCGTCGGCGTCCGTTTAAAGAACGAATATTAGAGAATCTTTTTTATTTACTGAGCCCTTTACTATAA
- a CDS encoding hypothetical protein (UPF0225 protein YchJ) — MLDCYCHSGKPYNQCCQRYHQGVNAPTPLALMRSRYSAFVLGLGEYLWKTHHPNYRHGLSIEQLSQRDTDWKKLEIIWHGISPDKSLGIVEFKAWYQQGQQLQRLHERSQFVQFNQQWVYTTGELSPKAISRNTLCPCGSGKKFKQCCLKNSVLNP; from the coding sequence ATGCTCGATTGTTACTGCCATAGTGGAAAACCGTATAATCAATGCTGCCAGCGTTACCATCAGGGAGTAAATGCCCCCACACCTCTGGCTCTAATGCGATCACGCTACAGCGCATTTGTTTTGGGATTAGGTGAATACCTTTGGAAAACCCATCATCCGAATTACCGTCATGGATTGTCAATTGAACAATTAAGTCAACGTGATACTGACTGGAAAAAACTGGAAATTATTTGGCATGGAATCTCACCCGATAAGTCATTAGGTATTGTCGAATTTAAAGCCTGGTATCAACAGGGTCAGCAATTACAACGATTACACGAACGATCACAATTTGTCCAATTTAATCAACAATGGGTCTATACAACAGGTGAATTATCACCAAAAGCTATTAGCCGTAATACACTATGCCCATGCGGTAGTGGGAAAAAATTTAAGCAGTGCTGCCTGAAAAATAGTGTTTTAAACCCATAA
- the yqjG gene encoding Glutathionyl-hydroquinone reductase YqjG — MGRLIDGKWFDHWYDTKANQGRFKRSEAQFRNWITPDGSAGPTGNAGFRAESGRYHLYVSHACPWANRTMIFRMLKGLEKIIDVSVVNWFMREHGWTFDEGPDVTGDPLYDADYLYQIYTQADPHYSGRVTVPLLWDKQQQTIVSNESADIIRMFNSAFDHLGALSGDYYPYHLRKQIDELNKIIYHNVNNGVYKAGFATTQQAYEEALYPLFDTLDAIEGWLSKQRYLLGQQLTEADWRLFTTLIRFDAVYFGHFKCNLKRIIDYPNLSGYLRELYQVKGIADTIYFNHIKGHYYQSHKMINPSGIIPSGPVLKLEQPHLRDHSMSTI; from the coding sequence ATGGGACGACTAATTGATGGGAAATGGTTTGACCATTGGTACGATACAAAGGCCAATCAGGGTCGGTTTAAACGTAGCGAAGCCCAGTTTCGGAATTGGATAACACCTGATGGCTCAGCAGGCCCAACAGGAAACGCGGGGTTCCGTGCCGAATCTGGCCGTTATCATTTATATGTTTCTCACGCTTGTCCCTGGGCCAACAGAACCATGATATTTCGCATGCTCAAGGGACTTGAAAAAATAATCGATGTCTCCGTCGTAAATTGGTTCATGAGAGAGCATGGATGGACATTTGACGAAGGGCCTGATGTAACTGGAGACCCATTATATGATGCAGATTATCTTTATCAGATCTATACCCAAGCCGATCCTCATTACAGTGGTCGGGTAACGGTCCCGCTCCTATGGGATAAACAACAACAAACAATCGTTTCCAACGAATCAGCTGATATTATCAGAATGTTCAACAGTGCCTTTGATCATCTGGGGGCACTTTCTGGCGACTATTATCCATATCATTTGCGCAAGCAGATAGATGAATTAAATAAGATCATCTATCACAATGTAAACAATGGCGTTTATAAAGCAGGTTTTGCAACAACACAGCAAGCATATGAAGAAGCTTTATATCCATTATTTGACACATTGGATGCCATTGAAGGGTGGCTCTCTAAGCAGCGCTATCTTCTGGGCCAGCAATTAACCGAAGCTGACTGGCGTCTTTTCACAACTTTAATTCGATTTGATGCAGTCTATTTTGGACATTTTAAATGTAATCTCAAACGCATCATTGATTACCCAAACCTATCAGGTTACCTGCGCGAACTTTATCAAGTGAAAGGAATCGCAGATACTATCTACTTCAATCATATCAAAGGTCACTACTATCAAAGCCATAAAATGATCAACCCGAGTGGAATCATACCTTCTGGCCCGGTCCTTAAATTAGAACAGCCACATCTTCGGGATCATTCCATGTCTACCATATAA
- the occP gene encoding Octopine permease ATP-binding protein P: MNDVPALEVKGIHKKFGQQEVLKGIDLVAHKGDVISIIGSSGSGKSTFLRCINLLETPTEGDIYVHGEALLFKHDRSGQRIPADQKQVQRIRSKLAMVFQSFNLWSHMTVLENIMQAPVHVLNVSKREALERAEALLNKVGLYEHRNYYPAHMSGGQQQRAAIARALAMEPEVMLFDEPTSALDPELVGDVLRVMRDLADEGRTMAVVTHEMSFARDVSSHVVFLHEGIIEEQGLPSKVFENPDSERMKQFLTPKY; encoded by the coding sequence ATGAATGATGTTCCCGCGTTGGAAGTCAAAGGGATCCATAAAAAATTTGGCCAGCAAGAAGTTTTAAAAGGAATTGATTTAGTCGCGCATAAAGGCGATGTTATTTCTATTATTGGTTCTTCCGGTTCAGGAAAGAGCACTTTTTTACGTTGTATTAACCTTCTTGAAACTCCGACAGAAGGGGATATCTATGTGCATGGAGAGGCCTTATTGTTTAAACATGATCGTTCAGGCCAACGAATTCCTGCTGACCAGAAACAAGTTCAACGTATACGCTCTAAATTAGCGATGGTTTTTCAGAGCTTTAATCTCTGGTCTCATATGACGGTTTTGGAAAACATTATGCAGGCTCCGGTTCATGTTCTGAATGTATCTAAACGTGAGGCATTAGAGCGGGCAGAGGCTCTTTTAAATAAAGTAGGGCTTTATGAGCACCGAAATTATTATCCTGCCCACATGTCTGGTGGTCAACAACAGCGTGCAGCGATTGCTAGAGCTTTGGCAATGGAGCCGGAAGTGATGTTGTTTGATGAACCAACATCAGCTCTTGATCCGGAGTTGGTCGGCGATGTATTGAGAGTGATGAGGGATCTGGCTGATGAAGGGAGAACGATGGCTGTGGTTACTCATGAAATGAGTTTTGCACGAGATGTTTCATCACATGTAGTCTTTTTGCATGAAGGCATTATTGAAGAGCAGGGGCTTCCATCCAAAGTATTTGAAAATCCTGACTCAGAACGCATGAAGCAGTTTCTGACGCCTAAATACTAG
- the dmlR_7 gene encoding HTH-type transcriptional regulator DmlR: MGQLEEMRVFVRIIEAGSISGAALQLNMAKSMVSRRLTQLEERLLTTLIQRTTRKLTLTDAGQRYYHRCVGIIDEIDSLDQHAQQTNSLVCGPLHMAAPATFATLHLTNAIDDFLTLYPDIRLRMSLADSQHQLVEQGIDLALRIADLEDSTLKARRLTTIHFALVGSPDYLSKRGKPFNPDDLREHRILHYSHRSNQTWVFRQNERTEVIHYQPYLSADNGEILNDLAIAGKGLALLPTFICWKAISCGQLEMVLPDYQLEQLGAWLVYPDTRFQLYRTRVLIDFLLERFADNPYWDQALVFGQK, from the coding sequence ATGGGACAATTGGAAGAGATGCGGGTTTTTGTTCGCATTATTGAAGCTGGCAGTATCAGCGGTGCTGCTTTGCAGCTTAATATGGCTAAGTCAATGGTCAGCCGACGGCTGACTCAGCTTGAAGAGCGTCTTTTAACGACTTTGATTCAGCGAACGACTCGAAAATTGACACTGACTGATGCAGGACAGCGTTATTACCACCGATGCGTTGGGATTATTGATGAAATAGATAGCTTGGATCAACACGCACAGCAGACGAATTCACTGGTCTGCGGGCCACTGCATATGGCTGCACCTGCGACATTTGCAACATTACACCTCACCAATGCGATTGATGATTTTTTAACTCTGTATCCAGATATTCGGTTGCGTATGAGCCTTGCAGACAGTCAGCATCAATTAGTTGAGCAGGGAATTGATCTCGCATTAAGAATTGCTGATTTAGAAGATTCAACTCTCAAGGCAAGGCGACTGACGACAATTCATTTTGCCCTTGTTGGCTCCCCTGATTATTTATCAAAAAGAGGGAAGCCCTTTAATCCAGATGATTTACGTGAGCATAGAATTTTGCATTATAGTCATCGTTCAAACCAGACTTGGGTTTTCAGGCAAAATGAGCGAACCGAAGTCATTCATTATCAGCCCTATTTATCTGCGGATAATGGTGAAATTTTAAATGATTTGGCTATAGCTGGAAAAGGACTTGCTTTATTACCGACATTTATTTGTTGGAAAGCCATTAGTTGTGGCCAATTAGAGATGGTTTTGCCTGACTATCAGCTTGAGCAATTAGGGGCATGGCTGGTGTATCCTGATACACGTTTTCAACTCTACCGGACCAGAGTGTTGATTGATTTTTTACTGGAACGTTTTGCTGATAATCCATATTGGGATCAGGCGTTAGTTTTCGGACAAAAATAG
- the rlmA gene encoding 23S rRNA (guanine(745)-N(1))-methyltransferase has protein sequence MLKARQQFLNAGYYQPLHQALLEFASQSITDPLHILDIGCGEGYYTDKLRQLAPSVHVWGLDIAKRGIRLAAKHYPQCQFLIASNKRLPFASQSLDLITRIFAPQQDSEIVRCLKADSYLITAIPGKNHLKQFRNLIYPEFRPHQDEAKPISGMKFIMSKRLNYEIEPSQNEREDLMAMTPFNWKLNEKIRQRFKEDKQPIEVAFTLHLYQKINFRKSQTLCQSD, from the coding sequence ATGCTAAAAGCAAGACAACAGTTTCTAAATGCAGGCTACTACCAACCGCTTCATCAAGCGTTGCTTGAGTTTGCCTCCCAATCTATCACCGATCCCCTGCATATTCTCGACATAGGCTGTGGTGAAGGATATTACACGGACAAACTTCGTCAACTGGCTCCCTCTGTCCATGTATGGGGACTCGACATTGCTAAACGGGGGATCCGTCTGGCAGCCAAGCACTACCCTCAATGTCAGTTCCTAATCGCCAGTAATAAACGATTACCTTTTGCATCTCAGTCACTGGATCTCATCACCCGAATATTTGCCCCCCAACAAGATAGTGAAATTGTTCGCTGCCTTAAAGCAGATAGCTACTTAATTACAGCCATACCAGGGAAAAACCATCTAAAACAATTTCGAAATCTCATCTATCCAGAATTTCGCCCCCATCAAGATGAAGCAAAACCAATCTCAGGCATGAAATTTATAATGAGCAAACGCCTTAACTATGAGATAGAACCATCACAAAATGAAAGGGAAGATCTAATGGCGATGACACCATTTAACTGGAAGTTAAATGAAAAAATTCGACAACGATTTAAAGAAGATAAACAACCAATTGAAGTTGCATTTACCCTCCATCTCTACCAAAAAATTAACTTCCGTAAATCACAAACCCTTTGTCAAAGCGATTAA
- the dkgB gene encoding 2,5-diketo-D-gluconic acid reductase B — MTISRTVCLQDGTQLPALGQGTWGIGDDPTKRVSEIETLRRGVELGMSVIDSAEMYGDGNAESLVAEAIHDCREQVFLISKVLPHHASGDRLLQSVEQSLQRLNTDYLDLYLLHWRGCTPLQKTIEGLEQLRQGGMIRRWGVSNLDVDDMNDLLSCQSAKNCQVNQILYHLASRGSELVLQPYLNQHQILMMSYSPLAQAGRLQNQLLASDVLRQIADRHDADPFQIMLAWCIRSGQVLAIPKASSVAHVDRNAKAVRIELGQDELSLLDQVFPAPEYKVPLDII; from the coding sequence GTGACTATATCACGAACGGTTTGTTTGCAAGATGGTACACAACTTCCTGCCCTTGGTCAGGGAACCTGGGGAATTGGAGATGATCCGACAAAACGGGTTTCTGAAATTGAAACACTTCGCCGGGGGGTTGAACTTGGGATGAGTGTGATTGATTCAGCGGAGATGTATGGTGATGGAAACGCCGAAAGTCTTGTTGCAGAAGCGATTCATGATTGCCGGGAACAGGTTTTTTTAATTTCTAAAGTATTGCCGCATCATGCCAGTGGTGATCGATTGCTACAGAGTGTTGAACAATCACTGCAACGTCTGAACACCGATTATTTGGATCTTTATTTATTACACTGGCGTGGTTGTACGCCTTTGCAAAAAACAATCGAAGGGTTAGAGCAATTACGTCAAGGGGGGATGATTCGTCGTTGGGGTGTTTCAAATCTGGATGTAGATGATATGAATGATTTACTTTCCTGCCAGAGTGCGAAGAATTGTCAGGTGAATCAGATCCTTTATCATTTGGCCTCACGGGGTAGTGAACTGGTATTGCAGCCTTATCTGAATCAACATCAGATTTTAATGATGTCATATTCTCCATTAGCTCAAGCCGGTCGATTGCAAAATCAGTTATTAGCCAGTGATGTACTGCGTCAGATTGCAGACAGACATGATGCCGACCCTTTCCAGATAATGCTTGCTTGGTGTATCCGTAGTGGGCAGGTTTTGGCAATACCTAAAGCATCGAGTGTGGCTCATGTTGACAGAAATGCTAAAGCGGTTCGAATTGAGTTGGGGCAAGATGAATTGTCTTTATTAGATCAGGTATTCCCTGCACCTGAATATAAGGTACCATTAGATATTATTTAA